The proteins below are encoded in one region of Pontibacter deserti:
- a CDS encoding aspartate aminotransferase family protein: protein MNLFDVYPLFDINPVRGQGCYVWDDKGTKYLDLYGGHAVISIGHSHPHYVKRIARQLYDIGFYSNSVQMPMQEELAAKLGELSGYPDYGLFLCNSGAEANENAIKLASFHTGRKKIIAFKGAFHGRTSAAVAATDNPSIIAPVNETENVIFLPLNDLDAFAQAINKYGSELAAVIVEGIQGVGGVHIPDTTFLKALAAGCERVGALLILDEVQSGYGRSGKFFAHQYADVKPQLITVAKGMGNGFPIGGVLISPDIEAKHGMLGTTFGGNYLACAAGIAVLEVLEKEQLIQHAKLLGNRLLHEIERLPNVREVRGLGLMIGVELEEPCGPIRKELLEKYQIFTGSSSDKNTLRLLPPLCMGAREEDKFLTSFEAILCKLEPQL, encoded by the coding sequence ATGAACCTCTTCGACGTTTATCCTCTCTTTGATATAAATCCGGTGCGTGGCCAGGGCTGCTACGTTTGGGACGACAAAGGCACCAAATACCTCGACCTGTATGGCGGCCACGCTGTAATTTCTATCGGGCATAGCCACCCGCACTACGTAAAACGCATCGCCCGCCAACTTTATGATATCGGTTTTTACTCTAATTCGGTACAAATGCCGATGCAGGAAGAACTGGCTGCTAAACTCGGAGAGCTAAGTGGATACCCTGATTATGGTTTGTTCTTATGCAATTCTGGCGCCGAAGCCAACGAGAACGCTATCAAACTGGCATCTTTTCATACAGGCCGCAAAAAGATCATCGCATTTAAAGGAGCCTTCCATGGCCGTACTTCTGCTGCCGTTGCCGCCACCGATAATCCTTCTATCATAGCACCGGTAAACGAAACAGAGAATGTGATTTTCCTGCCTTTAAACGACCTGGATGCGTTTGCGCAGGCTATTAACAAGTATGGCTCTGAGCTGGCGGCTGTAATTGTGGAGGGTATACAGGGCGTAGGCGGAGTTCATATTCCTGATACAACTTTCCTGAAGGCATTAGCTGCTGGTTGCGAAAGAGTTGGTGCTTTATTGATTCTGGATGAAGTGCAGTCGGGTTATGGCCGCTCAGGTAAATTCTTTGCACACCAATACGCCGATGTGAAGCCGCAGCTTATTACGGTGGCTAAAGGGATGGGCAATGGTTTCCCGATTGGTGGTGTATTGATCAGCCCGGATATTGAAGCGAAACATGGCATGCTGGGTACTACTTTTGGTGGTAATTACCTGGCTTGCGCTGCCGGTATCGCGGTGTTGGAAGTGCTTGAAAAAGAACAACTGATACAACATGCCAAACTGCTTGGCAACCGCTTACTGCACGAGATCGAAAGGCTACCAAACGTGCGCGAAGTACGTGGTTTAGGTTTGATGATAGGAGTGGAGCTGGAAGAACCTTGTGGCCCAATTCGAAAAGAGTTGCTTGAGAAGTACCAGATTTTCACTGGCTCATCTTCTGATAAAAATACGCTGCGTTTATTGCCGCCATTGTGCATGGGAGCCCGCGAAGAAGACAAGTTTTTAACATCGTTCGAGGCTATACTTTGCAAGCTGGAACCACAACTATAA